A part of Aegilops tauschii subsp. strangulata cultivar AL8/78 chromosome 2, Aet v6.0, whole genome shotgun sequence genomic DNA contains:
- the LOC109757305 gene encoding uncharacterized protein: protein MYRRRKSLLSDMVSCLPWGSLSLALFLLLQSMLHLSSGCFLEERAALLDIRSSLVRAHSLSALDSWGEDGDDCCSWERVKCDNTTQRVSHLNLSSVYVTNSEESWHLNSTVFSALHELQYLDLSNNYPCSLALEGLLGLAKLRYLDFSNSAWLRGFPEFIGQIVSLEVLVLDRNHMTGGLPSAAFKNIRNLHLGSNLFSGSLPVSIFSLPHLKFLDLSYNEFEGDFPIHLSSEPVPLEVLHLEHNKLSGALPNVQAFEILKNLRELYLSSNQFSGNIPKFLFSLPHIERLDLSTNLLGGQILINSSSDLSLSLKSLGFSQNNLSGKLSFIWLQNLTKLEEIDLSGNGNLVIDINIPGWTPSFQLKQLVLSGCDLNKNIIAEPHFLLTQHHLEVLDLSSNNLSGSMPNWLFTEETKLQQLYLGNNSLTGSLDPIWHAQSSLSRIDIHMNHVTGELPANLSSMFPVLYYLDFSSNDLFGHIPTSMCEISSMGFLDLSNNKLSGEVPTCVFTNYPRLLILKFSNNKLDGLIFGGMNNLSNTFFELCLDGNKFKGTLPHDLSGELIKVIDLHDNQLSGELNTSFWNMPSLSALNLAGNRITGKIDQHICSFTEIILLDLSRNSLTGSVPNSCFIVLNFLNLTGNSLSGDISFPLFNTSSLIALDIRHNQFMGNLNWVGYLENIRLLLLGGNKFEGQITPNLCRLMYLRILDFSHNKLSGLLPACIGNISFKGDTDDQILQPVLLVIFSDIPAAYYDLLVDFTFTTKGNLYTYGRSFFVSMSGIDLSVNMLDGEIPWELGNLSHIKSLNLSNNLFVGPIPMTFGGMEEIESLDLSHNELSGPIPWQLTQLSSLGAFSVAYNNLSGCIPNYGQLSSFNMDSYLANTNLHNITQGNTCAAPGLDPAAGKDVEETPSDPVLYVVTAAGFVLAFWATIGFSFCHPYGRSVMLKL from the exons ATGTACAGGAGAAGGAAAAGCTTATTATCAGATATGGTTAGCTGCTTGCCATGGGGATCATTGTCTTTGGCGTTGTTTCTCTTGTTACAGTCCATGCTTCACTTGTCCTCTGGCTGCTTCCTGGAGGAGAGGGCTGCTCTACTGGACATCCGGTCTTCTCTGGTAAGAGCGCATTCCCTGAGTGCGCTTGATTCATGGGGGGAGGATGGTGATGACTGCTGCTCGTGGGAGCGCGTGAAATGCGACAATACAACACAGCGGGTGTCTCATCTCAACCTTTCCTCTGTATATGTAACTAATTCAGAAGAGAGTTGGCATCTAAACTCGACGGTGTTTTCTGCATTACATGAACTTCAATACCTTGATCTGTCAAACAATTATCCATGTTCGCTAGCCTTGGAAG GTTTGCTTGGACTAGCCAAACTTCGATATCTCGATTTCAGTAACAGTGCATGGCTACGGGGGTTCCCAGAATTTATTGGGCAAATTGTTTCACTAGAAGTCTTAGTTCTCGACCGTAACCACATGACCGGAGGTCTTCCAAGCGCAG CCTTTAAAAACATCAGGAACTTGCATTTGGGTAGCAACCTATTCAGCGGATCCCTCCCTGTGTCAATATTTTCACTTCCTCATCTGAAGTTCCTAGATCTCTCATATAATGAATTCGAGGGAGATTTCCCTATTCATTTATCTTCGGAACCAGTTCCACTTGAAGTCTTACATCTTGAACATAATAAGCTGAGTGGAGCTCTTCCGAATGTACAAG CATTTGAAATCCTCAAGAACCTACGAGAGTTGTATTTGAGTTCCAACCAATTCAGCGGAAACATTCCAAAATTCTTGTTCTCGCTTCCACATATCGAACGGTTGGACCTCTCGACGAATTTGCTCGGAGGACAAATTCTTATAAATTCATCTTCGGATCTTTCATTGTCCCTTAAGAGTCTTGGGTTTTCCCAAAATAATTTGAGTGGTAAACTTTCTTTCATTTGGCTTCAAAACCTCACAAAGCTAGAAGAGATAGACCTTTCAGGCAATGGTAACCTAGTTATTGACATCAATATTCCTGGATGGACACCTTCATTCCAATTGAAACAGTTAGTGCTCTCTGGCTGTGACCTTAACAAGAACATTATTGCAGAACCACATTTTTTACTCACACAGCATCATTTAGAGGTGCTTGATTTGTCCAGCAATAACTTGTCAGGCAGCATGCCCAATTGGTTGTTTACAGAGGAAACAAAACTACAACAACTATATCTTGGGAATAACTCGTTAACTGGATCGCTAGACCCAATATGGCATGCCCAATCTTCTCTCAGCCGTATCGACATACACATGAACCATGTCACAGGAGAGCTGCCGGCCAACCTCAGCTCAATGTTTCCAGTTTTGTATTATCTAGATTTTTCTAGTAACGACTTGTTTGGGCACATACCAACGTCAATGTGCGAGATCAGCTCCATGGGATTTTTAGACCTATCAAACAACAAACTTTCTGGAGAGGTTCCAACTTGTGTATTTACTAATTATCCCAGGCTACTCATCTTGAAGTTCTCAAACAATAAGCTTGATGGTCTGATTTTTGGTGGGATGAATAATCTGTCCAATACTTTTTTTGAGTTGTGCTTGGATGGTAACAAATTTAAAGGGACATTGCCTCATGATCTGTCAGGAGAGTTAATAAAGGTCATTGATTTGCATGATAACCAGCTGTCTGGCGAACTCAATACGTCATTTTGGAATATGCCCTCTTTGTCAGCCCTGAATCTTGCAGGCAACCGTATAACCGGCAAAATTGATCAGCACATTTGTAGCTTCACAGAAATTATCCTTTTAGATCTGTCGCGCAACAGCCTTACAGGGTCAGTACCAAACAGTTGCTTCATAGTGCTGAATTTTCTTAACCTTACTGGGAACTCCTTATCTGGCGATAtctcttttccccttttcaacaCATCAAGTCTAATTGCTTTGGATATCAGACACAATCAGTTCATGGGCAACCTCAATTGGGTAGGTTACCTTGAAAATATTAGGCTACTTTTGTTGGGCGGAAATAAGTTTGAAGGGCAGATCACTCCAAACCTGTGCAGACTCATGTACTTGAGGATACTTGATTTTTCTCATAACAAGCTTTCAGGCTTGCTACCAGCATGTATTGGTAATATATCTTTCAAAGGTGACACAGATGATCAAATTTTGCAGCCAGTCCTTCTAGTTATTTTTTCTGACATCCCGGCCGCTTACTATGACTTATTAGTAGACTTCACCTTTACTACCAAAGGGAATCTCTACACGTACGGACGCAGTTTCTTTGTTTCAATGTCAGGGATTGACCTGTCTGTAAACATGCTGGATGGAGAAATTCCTTGGGAGCTTGGAAATCTGAGCCATATCAAATCCCTGAACCTGTCCAACAATTTATTTGTTGGTCCAATCCCAATGACCTTTGGCGGCATGGAGGAAATAGAAAGCTTGGACCTCTCCCACAATGAGCTGAGCGGACCAATACCTTGGCAGTTAACCCAGTTATCATCATTGGGGGCATTCTCTGTGGCATACAACAACTTGTCAGGATGCATACCAAACTATGGACAGCTCAGCTCATTCAACATGGACAGCTACCTAGCCAACACCAACCTTCACAACATTACTCAGGGGAATACCTGTGCTGCTCCCGGTCTAGATCCTGCTGCGGGGAAAGATGTGGAAGAGACACCCAGTGACCCAGTTCTATATGTGGTCACAGCTGCTGGCTTTGTGTTGGCATTTTGGGCCACTATTGGATTCTCGTTTTGCCATCCTTACGGAAGATCTGTAATGCTCAAGTTGTAG
- the LOC109757306 gene encoding BRAP2 RING ZnF UBP domain-containing protein 1, with amino-acid sequence MKMPQTRPKLPANQNMFSLRIQSVELPDALAALTVAAADDVGTSSSAAGGTAASNPISPRSSNPLPSATSATSPLELPGVTSAAPARNPRIHHTRGILHLYRSSSSYASAVAATATPSSSSSGPTAAPLPCDSLLPSWRGTRLLVLAVPTRLTPDDFVRFCGPYVEHASEIRVISDDGVEDRYSVLVEFEDQKSADGFYLDLNGWRFSSTEVEVCHVLFIVAVQYTSSTELAFTPPVGSTELPTCPVCIERLDQDISGIGATNCDHSFQCSCVSMWVSSSCPVCQFCQKLSEAPTNPTCSVCQTSENLWICVICGFVGCGRYKEGHSIRHWKGTQHCYSLDLETQRVWDYVGDSYVHRLNHSKSDVKHAKFSSKCEYPGDNCVNCMHDDSDMGGVMFSSKADTIVDEYNRLLASQLETQREYYEALLSDAKKEREHHISVAVDKTINDKLQELQLKLENTMLEKKKVAEMNEKLTKSQDIWRQTVKGIEERERAQLKLKDDTILDLEEQIKDFRYSIKLQKSIAKSSHADDLKGGMLVPLAMESDSGKGKRSSRTSKRRN; translated from the exons ATGAAAATGCCCCAGACACGACCGAAACTCCCAGCAAACCAAAACATGTTCAGCCTTCGAATCCAGTCCGTCGAGTTGCCCGACGCCCTCGCCGccctcaccgtcgccgccgccgacgatGTGGGCACCAGCAGCTCCGCCGCTGGCGGCACAGCCGCATCCAATCCCATCTCCCCGCGCTCCAGCAACCCTCTCCCCTCCGCCACATCCGCCACAAGTCCTCTCGAGCTGCCCGGCGTGACCTCCGCCGCGCCCGCACGGAACCCTAGGATCCACCACACCCGCGGCATCCTCCACCTCTATCGCTCCTCTTCCTCCTacgcctccgccgtcgccgccaccgccaccccctcttcctcttcctccggCCCCACCGCCGCACCGCTCCCCTGCGACTCTCTGCTCCCG TCATGGCGCGGCACGCGCCTCCTGGTGCTCGCCGTCCCAACCCGCCTCACGCCAGACGACTTCGTCCGCTTCTGCGGCCCCTACGTCGAGCACGCCTCTGAGATCCGTGTCATCAG CGACGATGGGGTGGAGGACCGGTACAGCGTGCTTGTGGAGTTTGAGGATCAGAAGAGTGCCGATGGATTTTACCTGGACCTCAATGGCTGGAGGTTCTCGTCCACAGAG GTAGAGGTGTGCCATGTTCTGTTTATAGTTGCTGTGCAATACACATCATCCACTGAGTTGGCCTTCACCCCACCGGTTGGATCTACCGAGCTTCCGACTTGTCCTGTTTGCATAG AAAGGTTGGATCAAGACATCAGCGGAATTGGGGCTACTAATTGTGACCATTCTTTCCAGTGTTCGTGCGTTTCAATGTGGGTCAGTTCATCTTGTCCG GTTTGTCAGTTCTGTCAGAAGCTGTCTGAAGCTCCTACAAATCCTACATGTTCTGTTTGCCAGACCTCTGAAAACCTCTGGATCTGTGTGATATGTGGTTTTGTTGGATGCGGAAG GTATAAAGAAGGGCATTCAATCAGGCACTGGAAAGGCACTCAGCACTGCTATTCTctcgatttggaaactcagcgTGTTTGGGATTATGTTGGTGACAGTTATGTCCATCGACTCAATCACTCAAAAAGCGATGTAAAGCATGCTAAGTTCAGTTCGAAGTGTGAATATCCCGGGGACAACTGTGTAAACTGCATGCACGATGACTCAGATATGGGTGGAGTTATGTTTAGCAGCAAAGCGGACACA ATTGTGGATGAATACAATCGTCTTTTAGCAAGCCAACTTGAAACTCAGCGAGAG TATTACGAAGCTCTTTTGTCAGATGCTAAGAAAGAAAGGGAACACCATATTTCTGTTGCCGTGGATAAAACTATAAATGATAAGCTTCAAGAGCTGCAACTTAAGCTTGAAAATACAATGTTGGAGAAAAAGAAAGTTGCTGAA ATGAATGAAAAACTCACGAAGAGCCAGGATATATGGCGCCAGACAGTAAAAGGAATAGAGGAAAG GGAGAGAGCACAGTTGAAGCTGAAAGATGATACGATTCTTGACCTGGAAGAACAG ATAAAAGACTTCAGATATTCCATTAAGTTACAAAAGTCTATTGCGAAGAGTTCACATGCTGATGATCTCAAAGGAGGTATGCTGGTGCCACTGGCCATGGAATCAGATTCTGGAAAGGGTAAAAGGTCGTCAAGAACAAGCAAGAGAAGGAATTAG
- the LOC109757307 gene encoding receptor-like protein 13, giving the protein MGNLNWVSYLENIRLLSLGGNKFEGQITPTLCRLMYLRILDFSHNKLSGSLPACVGNISFKGDRDDAIFQSVYESNMYDYFSGYDLRGFTFATKGNIYTYGRNVFDSMAGIDLSANMLDGEIPWEVGNLSHIKSLNLSYNFFIGSILATFGGMEIESLDLSHDELSGPIPLQLTQLSSLGAFSVAYNNLSGCIPNSGQLGFDMESYLGNTNLHQITQGNMCAAPSPDPAAAKEVEETTSDPVLYVITAAGFVLAFWATIGFSFFHPYGRSVMLKM; this is encoded by the coding sequence ATGGGCAACCTAAACTGGGTAAGTTACCTAGAAAATATTAGGCTACTTTCGCTGGGCGGAAATAAGTTTGAAGGGCAGATCACTCCAACCCTGTGCAGACTCATGTACTTGAGGATACTTGATTTTTCACATAACAAGCTTTCAGGTTCTCTGCCAGCATGTGTTGGTAATATCTCTTTCAAAGGTGATAGGGACGATGCAATTTTTCAGTCAGTATATGAGAGTAATATGTATGACTACTTCAGTGGCTATGACTTAAGAGGCTTCACCTTTGCTACCAAAGGAAATATCTACACGTATGGTCGCAATGTCTTCGATTCAATGGCTGGCATCGACTTATCTGCAAACATGCTGGACGGAGAAATTCCCTGGGAGGTAGGAAATCTAAGCCATATCAAATCCCTTAATCtgtcatacaatttttttattggCTCAATCCTGGCGACCTTTGGTGGCATGGAGATAGAAAGCTTGGACCTCTCCCACGATGAGTTGAGTGGACCAATACCCTTGCAGTTAACCCAGCTATCATCATTGGGTGCATTCTCTGTGGCATACAACAACTTGTCAGGATGTATACCAAACTCTGGTCAGCTAGGCTTCGACATGGAGAGCTACCTAGGTAACACCAACCTTCACCAGATTACACAGGGGAACATGTGTGCTGCTCCCAGTCCAGATCCTGCTGCGGCGAAAGAAGTGGAAGAGACGACCAGTGACCCAGTTCTATATGTGATTACAGCTGCCGGCTTTGTGTTGGCATTTTGGGCCACTATTGGATTCTCGTTTTTCCATCCTTACGGAAGATCAGTAATGCTCAAGATGTAG